AACAGGActggttactgggccccacagtgagatcactgggcccctaaacttacacagttcCATATCAaacaatgacagcacagagcaggggcaggtaggtgggaggGGGTTTAACTTAGGGAACTCtactgaccccctataaactgaattacgttaatcaatggaactctttatatatactacttattatagaataacatcagctattttatttattttgcatgaaTGAGGGGCATGGAAGCTCTGTAACAcgactcttctttgcagaaagcGGCAGCTTTATCAGATCCATTTATTCCCTACTACTTCGCCCCCCTATAAACACTGCCAAGTAATCTCTCCCTCTCCAGCAATCTCTCTTGTCCCGCTCATACCAAACACTGCAGGAGGGGAAATGATATCGCGAGAGAAGGCTACCTCCCATGATTCTTTGCTCTCCCGTCTCAGGCGAAAATAGAAATTCTGGTGTCTTACGCAGATTGTAAAAGAAATTGAAAATTTGGTTCAATTTCGTGTAAACGGACTGaaagagttgttttttttctgaatgttTAATGACTTTGCTTTTGATAACAGATAAGTGACAGCACTATAAAGAGTTAACGTTTAAGCCACGCCTTGTGGGCCGGCCCTTATGCTTGCTCCTCCTGGATTTCCATGCACGTCTGTCTTCCCGGATCTGTGAGTGCTGCTTGCCGCTTCAGCTTGTGTATGTGCAATCATGGCTGTGCTGCTCCGGCATTACCTGAGGGGAAGCCCTGTGCTCGGCCTGTGTCTTCTCTTGCTGTCAGCCGCCGCTGTCACCTGTGAGCCCCAGGAGGAGAAGGAGCAGCCTCAAGGCCGGCCTGGCCGCGCTGCCCCGGATGGAGAGTGTCACTTCTACGCAGGGGGACAGGTGTACCCCGGAGAGGCGACCCGTGTGCCGGTGTCCGATCATTCTCTGCACCTCAGCAAAGCAAAAAGTGGGTCATTGTTCTCCCAAAGCTGCTTCCCGCCCTTCCAGCGATTCTCTCGCAGAGACACAGGCCAAGGGATAGCGAGTGACTTTGTTGTAGGCAATGCTGTGGGTTGGCAAGCTGGCATTACACCGGGGTATTGCTGGGTATTGCCCAGTGAGGGGGGGCACTGCTTTTCTTTTGCATCTCTGCCAAAAGTCTCTGCGCTTTGTGTAGCACATACCATTGGCTAAGGACACGTAAGTCAAATCCTATTGGTCGCTGTGGCTGCATGCAGCTGGATCCTGTCACACTGCTTGTGCATCTGCCTTATTATAGAATTGCTAGGAACAAGCATGGGCAAATGTCCAGTCCTACTATCAGAGGGCCCCCCTGGGTGGGAACCCTTATATTTGCCAATGATTACCTTacttgcagccctccagctgttgctgagctAACTCCAGAGTACACACACAGCTGACTGGCAGTGTACTGCAGAAATCATTTCATTTCTTCCCCCCCCAATGCAGGAATAATCAAGTTAATCTTGACTCCCTCCATTTCCTTATTTCACCTCTGTTGCGCTACAATGCAGACTTAGTGCCGGTTTGCtcaaatgcaatcagtgcagtgtcggactgggacctcaggggcccaccagaaaaacctTAGACCAAatgcccactctccaaactatttttcctcctttcctctttattctcctagtctcttttatttacatgctagcatctattcttccatctatttctcctctttgttcccattcagaaatagaaaATGGCCATGAGGCAGCTCATAtgttcaggagcaggagggcccactgacacctgggcccaccgggagttttcctggtatcctggtgggccagtccgacactgaatcaGTGCAAGTTAGAAGTGGGAAAGCTCCAGATTTATTTAGCATGGGCAAGTGATAGccaaaggcagcataggccaATGATCTATATAAGCTGCCAATAAAGAAAAAGACTGCATGTGGAAGTACAGACAGACTGCATGGGGTGGGGTGGAGGGTAGTAAAGAGTCTCTCAATATTTCAGAAACTTGCagaatttttaaatgtttgcacTTGCAAGTTTCTtgcattaaatgtttattttcattatagTTCCTCCCTAATAAAAATGAGTATATCTAATTGCTGTTTTGTCTCTGCGTTTCTGTAGTTTCCAAGCCTGCGCCATACTGGGAAGGAACAGCAGTGATAAATGGAGAGTTCAAAGAGTTGAAACTTACAGATTATAAAGGGAAATATCTGGTGTTCTTTTTTTATCCTCTTGATTTGTGAGTATAATGTTCATCTGctccttttatttttgtttgtattttgcaTATTTACTCAGCATTGCTAAATCCAGTGGTCACTTCTAATCTTTCTTGACCTATCGTGGTTGCTGTATGAAGTAGTGGGGCCTGCCAGTGATGGACTGGGGTAACTGGCCCTACCAGAAACCCCACTTCACCCTCTGTATACCTTCCTTCTCTTTCACCTATACACTGTTTACCTGCAGTGTACTTTCAGCCAACACCCAACCACTGCAAACAACCAACCACAGAAAACCGTTCCTCACACCTGAAAGGCTAGCTCCCATTCTGCCCAAACCCCAACCCAGTCTGCCAAAATCCTAACCGTTCCACAGAGCACCATCTCAGTCTGAACTAATCCAAAACTGAATGGATCAGCTTTCTGTCTGCCCCTGGCTATATGTCCCCATTTCTGTTTCTACTGATAGCATGCATTAACCCTGCTGACCCAGCAACTGTCTGGGAGTAACCTTTGATTTTTTTCCTGTATCCTTCTGTAATCACACAAACACCATGGTCAAATCCTGTCATTTTTGTCTGTGCAATCTTATATAAAAATTTTGAGTTTTagttctttgaaataaatatataatatactgtgttGAATAAAATCAAGCCCTACGTGCATTCTGTTGTGCAGTGTGTGAATAATTACAGCTGTGCTTCAAAACTGTTAATCATTTACTGTGAGGAtctgatacatatatataatagaatataAAGCTTCACTGCACTGCCAGCTTCTATAGGATAACTTACATTTCCCCATATaactaaaaaacaattttgtaTATTGGTGCTTATGGACAGCAGAAATGTTATCCTGGAGTTGACTGATCAAATGTTAAATTGGGAATTCCAGCAGTTAGATTTGTATcaactttattaaaacaaaacaattttaaccaataaatgtatacTATCCCTTTGAAAAATACCCATGTCCCCCTGCATGTTTATTATTTTCAAAGATTTAGGCATAAATACATAAATTCCCTCTTTTTTTGTGTAGTAACTTTTATAACAGGGCAATTGGGTGACAGGGACACTGCTGTATTATATTTCACATATAATATGCATACATCTCACTCTCACATCCTTTCCTCCAACTTCTGGCTGTAACTGGAAGGCCATAGCTCTGCTGTACAGAGAAGGATACAGATTTCTCCATACAGGCCTTGCAGGGGAGGGAAAGTGCTGACCCAAGCTCTGTGTGCACCCAAGGCAAGGCATCCGTTAATTGGTAACCCATGCCCACCCACTCCCCGAGGGGTGCACAAGCAAGATGATAGCAACAAGCAAGGGAGGGACACTACACACACCTCTGCTAGTGCTGGTACTGAACATTCTCTtcaaggggcaaaattatgtgtAGTTACACCAAATATATAAATGCCTGGCACCCTCCCATCATTACAATctaggcacatatatatataaatatatactaccCAACATCTAAGTTCCTAGCCCTacagatctatatatatatataatacctttGAGAAAGGTCCCCAGGTGGGACCGAAACATTGCTTTTTTTTCACCATgttgtaataatttttttttttattattataagagTGCTGATCCATCGCAATTACTATATATAATTCTTATCTTTTCCAGTACATTTGTGTGCCCCACTGAAATCATCGCATTTGGAGACAGAATAGAAGAATTTAGATCCATCAACACCGAAGTTGTAGCCTGCTCTGTGGATTCTCAGTTCACACACTTAGCATGGTTTGTACCATTTATTTGTGTAAACAGTTACTGACACTCTTTATGCTGCAGTGGTTGCTTTGCATTTATCCCTAGAGGGTTTTCAAAGGAAAGCCAAATGAGGGCTTTCTAATAGAATGGCATTTTTACAGAATACTGATATTATTAGATTTTAAGATTTGAATCTGGGCAGTGCTGGAGAAA
This sequence is a window from Xenopus tropicalis strain Nigerian chromosome 2, UCB_Xtro_10.0, whole genome shotgun sequence. Protein-coding genes within it:
- the prdx4 gene encoding peroxiredoxin-4 precursor, translated to MAVLLRHYLRGSPVLGLCLLLLSAAAVTCEPQEEKEQPQGRPGRAAPDGECHFYAGGQVYPGEATRVPVSDHSLHLSKAKISKPAPYWEGTAVINGEFKELKLTDYKGKYLVFFFYPLDFTFVCPTEIIAFGDRIEEFRSINTEVVACSVDSQFTHLAWINTPRKQGGLGPMKIPLLSDLTHQISKDYGVYLEDQGHTLRGLFIIDDKGVLRQITMNDLPVGRSVDETLRLVQAFQYTDTHGEVCPAGWKPGSETIIPDPAGKLKYFHKQH